The Kiritimatiellia bacterium genome has a window encoding:
- a CDS encoding Gfo/Idh/MocA family oxidoreductase — translation MISRRRFLGNSAAATLAAAPRVFAAGSDIVRIATIGAGDRGTYDAECCLKCAPGVELVAMADLFRDKVTAALERLRKNVPDRVKVGESDIALGFDAYRRVLERADVDLVLLLTPPAFRPEMAAAAIEAGKHVFMEKPGAVDPVGVRSLLETAQAAEAKRRSIVVGTQQRYAPQYLELVQRIRDGQIGELTLIEALWIGDMELWHYQERKPEWSDMEFQIRCWPHFTWLSGDHYVEQLIHNLDVANWVAGATPAVCQGVGGRQVRQTGNIYDHFAVRYEYPNGLPMYGVATQIRGITTRVCNIIHGTKGRAEVNRGMARIEGERPWSYGGPPSSGDLEMFRALIEAIRSDRPVNECTRLAEATLTAVMGRMSTYTGRALKWEWVLKQSKLDLRPPKYEFGPLPVEPVAMPGRTPLV, via the coding sequence GTGATCAGCCGTCGACGTTTTTTGGGAAACAGTGCCGCCGCAACGCTCGCGGCCGCCCCCCGCGTGTTCGCGGCCGGCTCGGACATAGTCCGCATCGCGACCATCGGCGCCGGCGACCGAGGCACCTACGACGCGGAGTGCTGCCTCAAGTGCGCTCCCGGCGTGGAGCTGGTCGCGATGGCCGACCTCTTCCGCGACAAAGTGACTGCGGCGCTGGAGCGTCTGCGCAAGAACGTGCCGGACCGGGTGAAGGTGGGCGAGAGCGACATTGCGCTCGGCTTTGACGCGTACCGGCGGGTGTTGGAGCGTGCGGACGTGGACCTGGTTCTTCTGCTGACGCCGCCGGCGTTCCGGCCGGAGATGGCCGCGGCGGCCATCGAGGCGGGCAAACACGTGTTCATGGAGAAGCCCGGCGCGGTGGATCCGGTGGGGGTGCGGTCGCTGCTGGAGACCGCGCAGGCGGCAGAGGCGAAACGACGCTCGATCGTCGTCGGCACGCAGCAGCGGTACGCGCCGCAGTACCTTGAGCTGGTCCAGCGCATTCGCGACGGGCAGATCGGCGAGCTGACGCTGATCGAGGCGCTGTGGATCGGCGACATGGAGCTGTGGCACTACCAGGAGCGGAAGCCCGAGTGGAGCGACATGGAGTTTCAGATCCGCTGCTGGCCGCACTTCACGTGGTTGTCGGGCGATCACTACGTGGAGCAGCTCATCCATAACCTCGACGTCGCCAACTGGGTTGCGGGCGCGACGCCAGCGGTCTGTCAGGGGGTCGGCGGCCGGCAGGTGCGGCAGACCGGCAACATCTACGACCACTTCGCCGTCCGCTACGAATATCCGAACGGCCTGCCGATGTATGGCGTTGCGACGCAGATCCGGGGCATCACCACGCGGGTGTGCAACATCATTCACGGCACGAAGGGCCGCGCAGAGGTGAACCGAGGCATGGCGCGGATCGAGGGCGAGCGGCCGTGGAGCTACGGCGGCCCGCCTTCCAGCGGCGATCTCGAGATGTTCCGGGCGCTGATCGAGGCGATTCGGTCGGACCGACCGGTGAACGAGTGCACCCGGCTCGCGGAGGCGACGCTCACGGCGGTGATGGGCCGGATGAGCACCTACACCGGTCGCGCGCTGAAATGGGAGTGGGTGCTGAAGCAGTCGAAGCTGGACCTGCGGCCCCCGAAGTACGAGTTCGGCCCGCTGCCGGTCGAGCCGGTCGCAATGCCCGGCCGCACGCCGCTGGTGTGA